The nucleotide window CCACGTATTCTCCATGACAGCGCAAGGTGTTGTGCGTGTTGACGCCGCGTTGACCGACCGCCGCGCATTAGCACAGGCCCTCATGGGGTGTGCGGGCAATCTGGATGCGCTGGCCGACTGGCTCAGAGACGCCCTGGCAGCTGGCGTGCGCTGCGTGTATTCGCCGGCTTGGCAGGGCACGTTGAAAGAGACCGTGCTGGTCGCGGAGGTATTTAAAGACTCCGGCGTCGCATGGCGCCTACGCTAGCCGCCCCCTAACCATAAAAACCGGATACGCCTGCTGCGAGGTGGGCCAGGCGTTCCAACCTGGATTCGGTGAGGCTGGCGATCTGGTCGATGATGACGCGGCGTCGTTGCTGATCACTATCTGCCTGCATGTACCAATGCGCAAAGCTTGGGTCCAGGGAGCCCGGCGCGCCCATGCTCAAGTAGTCGAATACCCTGTAGATGCGTTCGCGTTGGCGGTCTTGGCGGCGCAGGTGGACGGGTTCATCCATCACGTAGAGCACCGCGATGGTTTTCAGCAGGGTGACTTCTGCAGCTACGTCTGGCGGGACCACTAACTGACCGTTGTGGCGGCCCAGGGCTTCACCGTTGTTTTTTCGGGTGGCAGTGATGATTGCGCCGACGAATCGGCCGACGAGTTCCGAGGTCAAGGCTTTGAGCCCAACAAGCGATGGGAAGGTTGCGTCGTAGTCGGCGGCGCGGCTGACAACGTCGAGTTGTCGGAGCCTGTCTGCGGCTTCCACGAGTTCGTCAGGGTTTCCGCCAAAAGCGCGTGCGCCTTTTTCTGCCAGTGCTGCGAGCTCGACGAGGTCCCACATGACTTTGAGGTCGATGCGGCCGGCGAGGATGCCGTCTTCAACGTCATGTACGGAGTACGCCACATCATCGGAGATGTCCATCACTTGGCCCTCGATGGGGGGCTTGAGGTGGGTGTCGCTGCCGCTGCGGATCCACTCGAGGATGTGGGCGTCTTCGTCGTAGCAGCCGTATTTTTTGGTGTTTTTTGCTTCAGCTTGGCTGCGTGTCCATGGGTATTTGCAGGCGGCATCTAGTGCTGCGCGGGTGAGGTTGAGTCCGAAGGAGGTTTCGACGTCGCAAACCTTGGGCTCGAGTAGGGTGAGGATCCTTAAGCTTTGGGCGTTACCTTCGAAGCCGATGTCGCCGGCAAGTTCGTTGAGCGCCACTTCCCCATTATGTCCGTAGGGTGGGTGGCCGATGTCGTGGCACAGGCCGGCGAGTTCGCACAGGTCGGGGTCAGCACCAACGCCTGCTCCAATGCCGCGGGCGATTTGCGCGACTTCGAGGCTGTGGGTCAGGCGTGTGCGTGGGGTGTCGCCGTCACGGGGACCAACCACTTGGGTTTTGTCTGCCAGTCGCCGCAGCGCTGCGGAGTGGAGCACGCGGGCGCGGTCTCGTACGAACGCTCGCCTGGTGTCAGGCAGGGTGCCGCTGACGGTCGAACCTTTGGCTTCTTCGGGGTGGCGGCGTTGTTCATCGAGCGAGCTGTACTGGTAGTGCACAGGTTTACTGTAGCTAATGCTGTGGGCTCTGTTTGCGATTGAGCGGACGGGTTTGTGTGGATAACACGCGTAGGATCTAGGGCATGTCTAAGTTTTCGCGTCGCGCTCGTGTTGCTGTGTTCGCTGTTGTTTCTTCTGCTTGCGTTGCTGGAGTGGGTGTTCTGGCGCCCACTGGGGCGTTGGCTGCCCCCAGCCCTGTGTTGTTGGCTCAGTCGGGTGGGGGTGCTGTGCAGTTGACTGGTTCGGTGACGGACACCTCTGGTGTGTTCTCCAGTGACGAGGTTTCTCGTTTGAGGGATCAGATTAATGACGTCGCGAAATCCACCGGCGTCAACATGCGCGTGGTATTCGTGCCGACGTTTGAGGGGCAGACCGCTAAAGAGTTCGCTACGAATCTGTATGACGCTTATGGTGGGCAGAGAGGCGTGATTTTTGCTGTGGCCACCCAGCAGCGGGATTACACCACGGTGTATGGTCCGGGTGTTGACCCGGAGGTATCGAAACAGATCACGAAGGCCGCGACGTCATTGTTGTCTGATGAGAAGTGGTTTGATGCCGCTTCTGCAGCGATTTCGGCGGTAAAAGACACCGAAGGCGGTAGCTCTGTGTCTTCCGCTGATGGGGGCGGTATTGATGCCGGTGGTGCTGCGTTGGCCGGTGGTGGTGCTCTAGCGGTCGCCGGTGGTGCGGTGGCTTATGCGCGCCGTCGGAGGAAGAAGGACGATGAGCAACGCCTCGAAGCTGCGCGTTCGATGGATCCTGCCGATACCCGTGGGTTGCAGCAGCAGGATCTTGCCACTTTGCGCACCTTGGCGGCGGAGGAGTTGGTGTCTACCGACGAGTCCATCCGTCGCGCATCTGAAGAGCTCGAGCGTGCCCGCGAAGAGTTCGGGCCGGCGCGGGTTGCTCAGTTCACCCAGGCCTTGGAGTCGTCAAAGGTGACGCTGGCACGGGCGTTTGCGTTAAAGCAGGCGATGACGCCTCAGGACGAGCACGCCACCTTAGTGCAGATCGTGTCGATGTGCGGCATGGCTGATGATGTACTTGATGCTCAGGCCGAAGAGTTTGCGCAGATGCGCAGTGTTTTGCTGACTGCCCCTGAAACGTTGGATTCTTTGACCCGCAAGATTGTTGATGGCCGCTCGCGCGTTCCTGCTGCCGCGGCGGCGTTGGACAAGCTCATTGAGGCCTACGGCCGCGAATCGGTCGCCTCGGTGGTCGATAACGTTGAGCTTGCTTCTAGCCACTTGAATGACGCCGACCGGGTACTGGAGCACGCGCGCACTGTAGCTGCGAAACCCGCCGGCCAGCAGCAGGGTTTGGTGGACGATATCCGCGCTGTGGAAACGACGCTGCAGCAGGTGGACATGTTGCTATCTGGTGTGGAGCATGCTGATGACACCATCCGTCGCGCCCATGCTGACCTGCCGCAGTTGACGGCCTCCGTGCGCGCCAACGTTGCGGATGCTCGCGCGTTGAAGCAGTCCTCCCCGGAGGTGGATTTGTCGGATATTGACGCCGCGGTGGATCAGGCAACGCAGGCACTGGCGGTCGCTGATGGTGGCGCGGATCCTTTGGCTTCCTACACGG belongs to Corynebacterium argentoratense DSM 44202 and includes:
- a CDS encoding deoxyguanosinetriphosphate triphosphohydrolase produces the protein MHYQYSSLDEQRRHPEEAKGSTVSGTLPDTRRAFVRDRARVLHSAALRRLADKTQVVGPRDGDTPRTRLTHSLEVAQIARGIGAGVGADPDLCELAGLCHDIGHPPYGHNGEVALNELAGDIGFEGNAQSLRILTLLEPKVCDVETSFGLNLTRAALDAACKYPWTRSQAEAKNTKKYGCYDEDAHILEWIRSGSDTHLKPPIEGQVMDISDDVAYSVHDVEDGILAGRIDLKVMWDLVELAALAEKGARAFGGNPDELVEAADRLRQLDVVSRAADYDATFPSLVGLKALTSELVGRFVGAIITATRKNNGEALGRHNGQLVVPPDVAAEVTLLKTIAVLYVMDEPVHLRRQDRQRERIYRVFDYLSMGAPGSLDPSFAHWYMQADSDQQRRRVIIDQIASLTESRLERLAHLAAGVSGFYG
- a CDS encoding TPM domain-containing protein — encoded protein: MSKFSRRARVAVFAVVSSACVAGVGVLAPTGALAAPSPVLLAQSGGGAVQLTGSVTDTSGVFSSDEVSRLRDQINDVAKSTGVNMRVVFVPTFEGQTAKEFATNLYDAYGGQRGVIFAVATQQRDYTTVYGPGVDPEVSKQITKAATSLLSDEKWFDAASAAISAVKDTEGGSSVSSADGGGIDAGGAALAGGGALAVAGGAVAYARRRRKKDDEQRLEAARSMDPADTRGLQQQDLATLRTLAAEELVSTDESIRRASEELERAREEFGPARVAQFTQALESSKVTLARAFALKQAMTPQDEHATLVQIVSMCGMADDVLDAQAEEFAQMRSVLLTAPETLDSLTRKIVDGRSRVPAAAAALDKLIEAYGRESVASVVDNVELASSHLNDADRVLEHARTVAAKPAGQQQGLVDDIRAVETTLQQVDMLLSGVEHADDTIRRAHADLPQLTASVRANVADARALKQSSPEVDLSDIDAAVDQATQALAVADGGADPLASYTGLLEASTQLASALAQARSTAADYSVQRQVFDQTMANAHTQLQAATDIINTRGSMVGSAARTSLATAKQHWSEAEHLTDSNSIDAGITHARSAAMWGKQALDEATRDVRRYQNQNMSGFGGGGNGLVTGLILGNILSSSFRGGFGGGFGGDFGGGFGGDVGGGDWGFDSGSF